The stretch of DNA GCGACGCACAAAAGTCTATGCTAAAAGTTCGCGTACATCTTTAATGATTCTATAAACTTTATTCAAATCGCGTGTGTTCCTTGTTCTTAATATAAAAGTGgctaatttgaaattataGAATGGAATTGAACATATTTAGTAATATTTCATAAAATGATAAACTAAAGTGAACCATAACTGTTGGCAGTCAGTGTAGCACTTGTGCCGTTTTGTCGACAATGCGCGCGCTCCCTCTCTCGTACTCACGcaagtacacacacatacacaggcaCTCACatgaatacatatatacaaatttgcaacacacatacatacaatgtcGCTCATTTTGCCCTCTCTcactcacgctctctctctctctctctctctctctttgcttttttctgtttttagtGGTTGtgcaagaagaagcagcaacaatcagGCAAAAAAATAcctgaaaaaaaataaacggtAAAACGAAGAAGTGGCGACACACAGCGGAGAGCGCGCTAAAAGTTTATTGTAAAAAATCGCAAAAAGTTAAAAAGCACAaagtgtgttttatttttcatttgcaaagaaatacaataacaacaattatattaaaaatggTGGAAGTAATAGAGCGGCAGAGAACGGCTGCGTGAGCTCAAAGCGCGGccaattaaaaaacaacaacaacagcagcagcagagcagcagccgctgaagccaaaagcagagcgagaagaagcagaagctgcagaagcagagcaacagcaagagcctcgaaaaagtacataaaaatatataaatttaaataaagagTGGAAGTTGGTAGacaaaaaaggcaaaccaccagcaaaagagcgaaacgaaagcaaagaaGAAGCAAGACAAGCgcaaagaaaagtaaagaaaaccACCTTaccagccagcaacagcagcagcagcaaccagaaacATCACATAAACATTAACCGACAAACCAGCCAAGAAACCAAGATACCAACAAAATGTACGGCAAATCAAAGACATCAGCGGTCCCCTCAGATGCCCAGGCACGAGAGAAGTTGGCCCTCTACGTCTACGAATATCTGCTGCACGTGGGCGCCCAGAAGGCGGCACAAACATTCCTCTCCGAGATCCGATGGGAGAAGAACATAACGCTCGGCGAGCCGCCAGGATTCCTGCACACCTGGTGGTGCGTCTTCTGGGATCTGTACTGTGCGGCGCCCGAGCGTCGGGATCAGTGCGATCACAGCTCGGAGGCCAAGGCCTTCCATGATTACGGATTCGTCAGCTCCGGCTATGGCGTGAATGGCATTGGACCCGGCGGACCACACAACGCTGGCGGCCCGGCGCCGAGCCCTCTGGGACAGATGCCGCCCGGCGGTGATGGCGGTCCGATGGGACCCGGCGGACCAATGGGTCCAAACTTTTTCCCAAATTCAACAATGCGGCCGTCGCCGCCAACGCATGCATCCAGtccacagccgccgccgtcACAGATGATGCCCGGCCAGCCGCCGTTCATGGGCGGACCCCGATACCCTGGTGGCCCGCGACCCGGCGTGCGTATGCAGGGAATGGGTAACGAATTCAACGGCCCGCCCGGACAGCCCATGATGCCGAATAGTATGGATCCGACAAGACCTGGTGGCGGCATGGGTCCCATGAATCCACGCATGAATCCGCCACGTGGACCCGGCGGTATGGGTCCCATGGGCTATGGCGGACCCGGCGGAATGCGTGGCCCGGCACCCGGACCCGGTGGAATGCCGCCAATGGGCATGGGCGGAGCGGGCGGGAGACCGCCGCAATGGCAGCCCAATGCGTCTGCCCCACTGAATGCGTATTCATCATCTTCACCAGGAAATTACGGACCCGGCCCCGGCTCGAATGGTCCACCCGGACCAGGAACGCCCATAATGCCCTCGCCGCAGGATAACACGCAAGGTGGTCCAGTCGGCGGACCCGGCGACAGTATGTATGCACTTATGAAGCCTGAATTCCCCATGGGCGGTGGCCCTGAtggcggaggcggtggtggcgggCCCGGCGGCATGGGTCCAATGGGTGGTGGCCCCAACTCGATGGGTCCTGTACTTAATGGCGGCGGTGGCCCCGACGGCACCGGCCTGGATGGCATGAAGAACTCACCAGCCAACGGGGGACCGGGAACGCCACGCGAGGACTCGGGCAGCGGCATGGGTGACTATAATCTCGGCGCGTTTGGCGGCCCCGGCGAGAATGATCAAACCGAATCGGCGGCCATACTGAAGATC from Drosophila subobscura isolate 14011-0131.10 chromosome O, UCBerk_Dsub_1.0, whole genome shotgun sequence encodes:
- the LOC117897354 gene encoding single-stranded DNA-binding protein 2, whose protein sequence is MYGKSKTSAVPSDAQAREKLALYVYEYLLHVGAQKAAQTFLSEIRWEKNITLGEPPGFLHTWWCVFWDLYCAAPERRDQCDHSSEAKAFHDYGFVSSGYGVNGIGPGGPHNAGGPAPSPLGQMPPGGDGGPMGPGGPMGPNFFPNSTMRPSPPTHASSPQPPPSQMMPGQPPFMGGPRYPGGPRPGVRMQGMGNEFNGPPGQPMMPNSMDPTRPGGGMGPMNPRMNPPRGPGGMGPMGYGGPGGMRGPAPGPGGMPPMGMGGAGGRPPQWQPNASAPLNAYSSSSPGNYGPGPGSNGPPGPGTPIMPSPQDNTQGGPVGGPGDSMYALMKPEFPMGGGPDGGGGGGGPGGMGPMGGGPNSMGPVLNGGGGPDGTGLDGMKNSPANGGPGTPREDSGSGMGDYNLGAFGGPGENDQTESAAILKIKESMHEEAKRFEKDTDHPDYFMP